The proteins below come from a single Corylus avellana chromosome ca3, CavTom2PMs-1.0 genomic window:
- the LOC132176120 gene encoding uncharacterized protein LOC132176120, which translates to MTPSAYGSDEESPADVESILKQIAAHMPRSSEALAEDAIIIESDVVATPAPVKISKSRSPSVAPEVNGAEVNPPPSLLCTKVEPAFDPKKRAENTMGAENTKKMSRQPQARSYSDELLRQTEVNLQAGKTLVQTEEVPHLTEERAHVSASSHSAEASQPAGSSGNANTSTS; encoded by the coding sequence ATGACTCCTTCGGCCTACGGTTCTGACGAGGAGTCTCCAGCGGATGTGGAGAGCATCCTTAAGCAAATTGCTGCCCATATGCCCAGAAGTTCAGAAGCTTTGGCGGAGGACGCTATCATTATTGAGAGTGATGTCGTGGCAACTCCAGCTCCAGTGAAGATTTCTAAGTCTAGAAGTCCCTCGGTGGCCCCCGAGGTTAACGGCGCCGAGGTCAATCCGCCTCCATCACTCCTTTGTACTAAAGTCGAACCTGCCTTTGATCCGAAGAAAAGGGCTGAAAACACCATGGGGGCCGAGAATACCAAGAAGATGTCTCGTCAACCCCAGGCTAGATCTTACTCCGATGAGTTGCTTCGTCAAACTGAGGTTAACCTTCAAGCTGGAAAGACGCTGGTCCAAACCGAGGAGGTTCCTCATTTGACCGAGGAGCGTGCTCATGTTTCGGCATCAAGCCATTCTGCCGAGGCTTCTCAGCCGGCAGGTTCCTCAGGGAACGCAAACACCTCTACCAGTTAG